A segment of the Corallococcus caeni genome:
GGTGGCTGATGGCGACAGCCTTGGGGCGTCCCGTGGAGCCCGAGGTGTAGATGAGGTAGGCGAGGTTGTCCGGGAAGAGGCGCAGGGGCGGAGGAGACGAAGGACGCGAGGCGACTTCGTCGGCCACCTCATCGAGGCACAGCGCACGGTGAGCGCCCGGGGGCAGCCTGTCGCGGAGCGCGGAGTGGGACAGCACCAGGCCCGCGCGAGAGTCCTCGAGCATGAGGGCGA
Coding sequences within it:
- a CDS encoding AMP-binding protein produces the protein ALMLEDSRAGLVLSHSALRDRLPPGAHRALCLDEVADEVASRPSSPPPLRLFPDNLAYLIYTSGSTGRPKAVAISHRSAAAMLFWARDCFSPEERSGVLASTSVCFDLSV